The proteins below are encoded in one region of Segatella copri:
- a CDS encoding 50S ribosomal protein L25/general stress protein Ctc has translation MKEINVTGQKRTDLGKKASKTLRKEGLIPCNLYGEKRGENGAPEALSFAVPFAELRKIIYTPHVYVINLIIDGESHTAIMKEIQFHPTTDAPLHVDFYEVNDQKPITIGIPVKLTGLAQGVRDGGRMNLSIRKINVTAPYQVIPEHLDIDVTELKIGKSIKVGDLSFEGLELATSKAVVVCSIKMTRNAQLAAQAADDAEA, from the coding sequence ATGAAAGAGATTAATGTAACAGGTCAGAAGCGCACAGACCTTGGCAAGAAAGCTTCTAAGACATTGCGTAAGGAAGGTTTGATTCCATGTAACCTTTATGGTGAGAAAAGGGGCGAGAACGGTGCTCCTGAGGCTTTGTCATTCGCAGTTCCATTCGCTGAGTTGCGTAAAATCATCTACACTCCTCATGTATACGTTATCAACCTCATCATCGACGGTGAGAGCCACACTGCTATCATGAAGGAGATCCAGTTCCACCCAACAACAGACGCTCCTCTGCACGTTGACTTCTACGAGGTTAACGACCAGAAGCCTATCACTATCGGTATTCCAGTTAAGTTGACAGGTCTTGCACAGGGTGTACGTGATGGTGGTCGTATGAACCTCTCTATCCGTAAGATCAACGTTACAGCTCCTTACCAGGTTATTCCTGAGCACCTCGATATCGACGTTACTGAGTTGAAGATCGGTAAGAGCATCAAGGTAGGTGACCTCTCATTCGAGGGTCTCGAGTTGGCTACAAGCAAGGCTGTTGTAGTTTGCTCTATCAAGATGACACGTAACGCTCAGCTCGCAGCTCAGGCTGCTGATGATGCAGAGGCTTAA
- the pth gene encoding aminoacyl-tRNA hydrolase — MDKYLICGLGNPGDEYAGTRHNTGFMVLDAFAKASNIHFEDKRYGFVAETTLKGRKIFLLKPTTFMNLSGNAVRYWLNQEKIDQSRLLVISDELALPLGAFRLKANGSNGGHNGLGHIQQLIGQNYARLRMGIGNDYPRGGQIDWVLGKYTEEDMKQLQPAIDLGVDIIKSFVLAGIDITMNQYNKLGKK; from the coding sequence TTGGATAAATATTTGATTTGTGGGCTTGGTAACCCTGGCGATGAATACGCCGGCACCAGGCACAACACAGGATTTATGGTATTGGACGCTTTTGCTAAAGCGTCCAATATTCATTTTGAGGATAAGCGATATGGCTTCGTAGCCGAAACTACGCTCAAGGGAAGAAAGATTTTCCTGCTCAAACCTACCACATTCATGAACCTCAGCGGTAATGCGGTAAGATATTGGCTGAATCAGGAAAAGATTGACCAGAGCCGACTGCTGGTTATCAGCGATGAGCTAGCCCTGCCTCTGGGTGCTTTCCGACTGAAGGCGAACGGCAGCAACGGCGGCCATAACGGATTGGGACATATCCAGCAGCTTATCGGTCAGAACTATGCCCGCCTGCGCATGGGCATCGGCAACGATTATCCACGTGGCGGCCAGATAGACTGGGTGCTGGGCAAATATACTGAGGAAGACATGAAGCAGCTGCAGCCGGCCATCGACCTGGGTGTAGACATCATCAAGAGCTTCGTATTGGCTGGTATCGACATCACCATGAACCAATACAATAAGCTAGGAAAGAAATAA
- a CDS encoding RNA-binding S4 domain-containing protein, protein MKESARIDKWLWAARIYKTRSIAADACKNGRVMVGGVNRKPSFIIKRGDVVSVKKAPITYSFEVLDCIEQRVGAKMLYGVYKNVTDPKQYELLEMSRISGFVDRARGTGRPTKKERRALDAFVDPAMFGFDEEDWDEDEE, encoded by the coding sequence ATGAAGGAATCAGCAAGAATAGACAAGTGGCTCTGGGCTGCCCGCATTTACAAGACCCGCAGCATTGCTGCCGATGCCTGTAAGAATGGCCGCGTCATGGTGGGAGGCGTAAACAGAAAGCCTTCCTTCATCATCAAGCGTGGCGATGTGGTGAGCGTAAAGAAAGCCCCTATCACCTACTCTTTCGAGGTTCTCGACTGCATAGAGCAGCGCGTAGGCGCCAAGATGCTGTATGGTGTCTATAAAAACGTAACCGACCCTAAGCAATATGAGCTTCTGGAGATGAGTCGCATCAGCGGATTCGTAGATAGAGCCCGAGGCACAGGTCGCCCAACCAAGAAGGAACGCCGTGCCCTGGACGCCTTCGTAGATCCAGCCATGTTCGGATTTGACGAAGAAGACTGGGACGAAGATGAAGAATAA
- a CDS encoding ISL3 family transposase: MVLVSTATHAFCDRCGKKTTHTRGWQKRTVTMCPLGCKRFVLTLYMRRFYCQSDKHIFVEQQTKWLNKYARFSVRCIELMNLLHIHMSSVSTSKVMRKMGITCCPNTCINHLKKIQRLPDRTARNIGIDDFAKRKRHTYGSVIVDHDTGEILELIDSRDSSIVANVLKQYKKVNTITRDRGRCFIKAIKQGAPSAHAITDKFHVIEDLTSAVFPKILQEFLHKRMELLTQGLVGPIKPQISRGWLYNSIYAVLESMCKDARRIKKMTEWNTFMDLYARQGLTLSEIHDKTGFDGFKMGKLRNTKYEDLLNPTQLRAYKAIESITNRILCKKSLDYSVVTKGLHSTEKKEILKRLLFLLRGKWKEDWKAYDDAYKAFLAKATIRNEEYDLWNSIVHFNWKTKTETVRLFLQDLHVTDLAYYITTFQGILSGEVKMNLYKWINMVIGCGNEKMEKFAKGLIKDYSAINNSIASKLNNGILEGSVNKIKTAKRIMGGRASISLLQIKVSSNLDT, encoded by the coding sequence ATGGTTCTCGTGAGTACGGCTACCCATGCCTTCTGCGACCGTTGTGGCAAGAAAACCACTCATACCCGTGGCTGGCAAAAGAGAACGGTCACGATGTGTCCTTTAGGGTGTAAACGGTTTGTTCTCACCCTTTACATGCGCCGTTTTTACTGCCAGTCTGATAAACATATATTTGTAGAGCAACAGACGAAGTGGCTAAACAAATATGCAAGATTCAGTGTAAGATGCATAGAGTTGATGAACCTGCTTCATATACATATGTCATCTGTGTCGACCTCCAAGGTCATGAGAAAGATGGGAATCACTTGCTGTCCAAATACTTGCATAAATCATTTGAAAAAGATCCAAAGACTTCCAGACAGGACTGCCAGGAATATAGGCATAGATGACTTTGCCAAGAGAAAGAGACATACCTATGGCAGTGTTATCGTAGACCATGACACAGGCGAGATTTTGGAACTGATAGACTCTAGAGATTCTTCGATTGTGGCAAATGTCTTGAAACAATACAAGAAAGTCAATACTATCACTCGTGATAGGGGACGATGCTTCATTAAGGCTATCAAGCAAGGAGCCCCATCAGCACATGCTATCACAGACAAATTCCATGTCATTGAAGACTTGACGAGCGCAGTCTTTCCAAAGATTCTGCAGGAGTTTTTGCATAAGAGAATGGAGTTGCTGACTCAAGGTCTAGTTGGTCCCATTAAGCCACAAATAAGTAGAGGTTGGCTTTATAACAGCATATATGCAGTCTTGGAATCGATGTGCAAGGATGCAAGAAGAATCAAGAAAATGACTGAATGGAACACTTTCATGGATCTTTATGCAAGGCAAGGACTGACTTTGAGTGAAATCCATGACAAAACAGGGTTTGATGGATTTAAGATGGGAAAGCTAAGGAACACCAAATATGAGGACTTGCTCAACCCAACGCAACTAAGGGCTTACAAAGCCATAGAATCTATTACAAATAGGATTCTCTGTAAAAAGTCATTGGATTACTCTGTGGTTACCAAGGGGTTACATTCTACAGAGAAGAAAGAAATACTGAAAAGACTTCTTTTTCTACTGAGAGGAAAATGGAAGGAAGACTGGAAGGCATACGATGATGCCTACAAGGCATTTCTTGCAAAGGCAACTATCAGGAACGAAGAGTATGACCTTTGGAATTCAATAGTTCACTTCAACTGGAAAACCAAGACGGAGACTGTCAGATTGTTTCTGCAGGACTTGCATGTTACCGATTTAGCCTATTATATAACAACATTTCAAGGCATTTTGAGCGGAGAGGTCAAAATGAACTTGTACAAATGGATTAACATGGTCATAGGATGTGGTAATGAGAAAATGGAAAAGTTTGCCAAAGGACTGATTAAGGACTATTCCGCCATCAATAATTCTATTGCTAGCAAATTGAACAATGGAATCCTTGAAGGTTCGGTCAACAAGATAAAGACCGCAAAGCGAATTATGGGTGGAAGAGCATCGATTTCTCTTTTGCAGATAAAGGTCTCCTCAAACTTAGATACATAA
- a CDS encoding porin family protein, with translation MKKLFVMAAMVLSSVGAFAQQAAGTTTIQPKVGLNVSTIGDNDWKAGFAAGAELQYQATSNFGVAVGALYSVQGFKGKDIEIDTPIVDGTIQNDYKWNPGYINVPITLNYYPVAGLALKAGLQPGFLVNKDDMDDAKTVDLSIPVGLSYEYQGIVFDARYNIGVTKIADNVDHYNNVIQITVGYKFSL, from the coding sequence ATGAAAAAATTATTCGTTATGGCAGCTATGGTGCTGTCTTCAGTAGGTGCTTTCGCACAGCAGGCTGCAGGTACAACAACTATTCAGCCTAAGGTTGGTTTGAACGTTTCAACAATTGGTGATAATGACTGGAAAGCCGGTTTCGCCGCCGGTGCAGAATTGCAGTATCAGGCTACCAGCAACTTTGGTGTTGCTGTAGGCGCTCTCTACTCTGTACAGGGCTTCAAGGGCAAGGATATTGAAATCGATACTCCAATCGTAGACGGAACTATCCAGAATGACTATAAGTGGAATCCAGGCTATATCAATGTGCCTATCACTTTGAACTACTACCCAGTAGCTGGTCTTGCTCTCAAGGCAGGTTTGCAGCCAGGTTTCTTGGTAAATAAGGACGATATGGACGATGCTAAGACTGTAGATCTCTCTATCCCAGTAGGTCTCTCTTACGAGTATCAGGGCATTGTATTCGATGCTCGTTACAACATCGGTGTAACTAAGATTGCAGATAACGTTGATCACTACAACAACGTAATTCAGATTACTGTAGGCTACAAGTTCTCTCTCTAA
- a CDS encoding TonB-dependent receptor has translation MKKSILTMLLLLMAIASFAQQRLISGQITDRDTKEAIEQVTIQLLKSDSTYVAGAISNENGLFHVTAPANGKYLLKISSVGYKSTMKRIQIFDNKDLAMGKIVLGAEAIMLKGAVVTAMAQKVTLKEDTFVYNSSAYRTPEGSVVEELVKRLPGAEVSDDGTIKINGKEVKKILVDGKEFMTGDTKTALKNLPTSIIEKIKAYDEKSDLSKVTGIDDGEEQTVLDFGVKKGMNKGLISNIDLGVGNKSRYNMRGMGGYFSNNSRFMLFANANNTSDRGFGGGGPGRGFGGANGLNASKMIGANYNYELKDKFKFNTSLRWNHSDGDIWSRRSSENFMGSSSSFSNSLTQKFSRNNSWNGNIRLEWMPDSMTNILFRPSISWSTSDGLNGSQSASYNKDPYTITTKDPLSEEGIDELDKAGAMVNSQLTNGITYSDNNNIRGMLQVNRKLGNKGRNITLRMNAKYTDNDSKSISLNNAKLYLVQTAEGKDSTYQTNRYNLTPSKNYSYAGQLTYSEPLWKATFLQFSYKFTYSYSKSDRSTYDFSKYAMTGDHEYRGWDSYLNPFAGQLGNYKDEDLSKYSEYKNYTHDIQVMMRFIRSKYNLNFGVMIQPQRSNFIYDYMGNHKDTVRTVTNISPTLDFRYRFSKMSNLRVNYRGTTSQPSISQLLDITDNSDPLNISKGNPGLKPSFTQNFRLFYNNFVQNHNKGVMTFINFSTTNNSISNKVTYDEKTGGRITRPENINGNWNVMGAFMFNCSIDSAGVWNLNTDTYLGYNNYVSYLSLDKQSDSQKNTTRSTTWRERLSFSYRNNWLELSLDGTLNYNHATNKLQPNSNLNTWQFSYGPSMTLTAPWGTSLNSSLSISSRRGYSDSSMNTDEFVWNAQLSQGFLKGKPLTIMLQFYDILRQQSTFSRAISATSRTDTEYNAINSYAMLHVIYRLNLFGGKDARKGGPEGPGARPNFHGRPFNGGFGGGRPGGRMF, from the coding sequence ATGAAAAAATCGATTCTGACGATGCTGCTGCTGTTGATGGCAATAGCATCCTTTGCTCAGCAGCGACTGATATCCGGTCAGATTACCGACCGCGATACCAAGGAGGCCATTGAGCAGGTAACTATTCAATTGCTTAAGAGCGACAGCACGTATGTGGCTGGTGCCATCAGTAATGAGAACGGACTCTTTCACGTCACCGCTCCGGCTAATGGCAAGTATCTGCTCAAGATTTCGAGCGTAGGATACAAGTCTACCATGAAGCGTATCCAAATTTTTGATAACAAGGATCTGGCTATGGGTAAGATTGTGCTGGGTGCTGAGGCTATCATGCTGAAAGGCGCAGTGGTAACAGCTATGGCTCAGAAGGTAACTCTGAAGGAAGATACTTTCGTGTACAATTCTTCTGCCTATCGCACACCGGAAGGATCGGTAGTTGAGGAACTCGTAAAGCGTCTGCCGGGTGCAGAGGTGAGCGATGACGGTACCATCAAGATTAATGGTAAGGAGGTAAAGAAGATTCTGGTAGACGGCAAGGAGTTTATGACCGGTGACACCAAGACTGCCCTGAAGAACCTGCCTACCAGCATCATCGAGAAAATCAAGGCATACGATGAGAAGAGTGATCTCTCTAAGGTGACCGGTATTGATGATGGTGAGGAGCAGACCGTGCTCGACTTCGGTGTCAAGAAGGGTATGAATAAGGGTCTGATTTCCAATATCGACCTGGGCGTGGGCAACAAGAGCCGCTATAACATGCGTGGTATGGGCGGTTATTTCTCTAATAACAGCCGATTCATGCTCTTTGCCAATGCCAATAACACCAGCGACCGTGGTTTCGGAGGCGGTGGCCCCGGTAGAGGTTTCGGAGGTGCTAACGGTTTGAATGCCAGCAAGATGATAGGTGCTAACTATAATTATGAACTGAAAGATAAATTCAAGTTCAATACTTCACTTCGCTGGAATCACAGCGATGGCGATATTTGGAGCCGTCGTTCCAGCGAGAACTTCATGGGTAGCAGCTCTTCGTTCAGCAACAGCTTGACTCAGAAATTCTCCCGCAACAACAGCTGGAACGGCAACATCCGCTTGGAGTGGATGCCAGACTCTATGACCAATATCCTCTTCCGTCCTTCCATCTCCTGGAGTACCAGCGATGGATTGAATGGCAGCCAGTCGGCTTCTTACAACAAGGATCCTTATACCATTACCACCAAAGACCCTCTTTCTGAGGAAGGTATTGATGAGTTGGACAAGGCTGGGGCTATGGTGAACAGTCAGTTGACTAACGGAATCACCTATTCTGATAATAACAATATCAGGGGTATGCTGCAGGTGAACCGCAAGTTGGGCAACAAGGGACGCAACATCACCTTGCGTATGAATGCCAAATATACGGATAATGACAGCAAGAGCATCTCGCTTAACAATGCCAAGCTCTATCTCGTACAGACAGCGGAGGGTAAGGATTCTACTTATCAGACCAACCGCTATAACCTGACTCCTTCGAAGAATTACAGTTATGCGGGCCAGTTGACCTATAGTGAGCCACTCTGGAAGGCTACCTTCCTGCAGTTCAGCTATAAGTTTACTTACAGCTACTCCAAGAGCGACCGCAGCACCTACGATTTCAGCAAGTATGCGATGACAGGAGATCATGAATATCGTGGTTGGGATAGTTACCTGAATCCGTTTGCCGGTCAGCTTGGCAATTACAAGGATGAGGATTTGAGTAAGTATTCTGAGTATAAGAACTATACTCATGATATCCAGGTGATGATGCGATTCATCCGAAGCAAATATAATCTCAACTTCGGTGTAATGATTCAGCCACAGCGCTCCAACTTCATCTACGATTATATGGGCAATCATAAGGATACCGTCCGCACGGTGACGAATATCAGTCCAACCCTCGATTTCCGTTATCGCTTCTCAAAGATGAGCAACCTGCGTGTGAACTACCGTGGTACCACTTCTCAGCCAAGCATCTCTCAGTTGCTTGATATCACAGATAACAGCGACCCGCTGAACATCTCGAAGGGTAACCCTGGCTTGAAGCCATCGTTCACCCAGAACTTCCGATTGTTCTACAACAATTTCGTGCAGAACCATAACAAGGGTGTCATGACCTTTATCAACTTCTCTACCACCAACAATAGCATCAGCAACAAGGTGACCTACGATGAGAAGACTGGTGGTAGAATCACCCGACCTGAGAATATCAATGGCAACTGGAATGTGATGGGAGCCTTTATGTTCAACTGCTCTATCGATAGTGCCGGTGTATGGAACTTGAATACCGACACCTACTTGGGTTACAACAACTACGTGAGTTATCTGAGTCTCGACAAGCAGTCTGATTCCCAGAAGAATACCACCCGCAGTACTACTTGGAGAGAGCGCCTCTCTTTCAGCTATCGCAACAACTGGCTGGAGCTTTCGCTCGATGGAACATTGAATTATAACCATGCTACAAACAAGTTGCAGCCAAACAGCAACCTCAATACCTGGCAGTTCTCTTATGGACCAAGCATGACGCTTACAGCGCCTTGGGGCACCAGTCTGAACTCAAGCCTATCTATCAGCAGCCGCCGCGGTTATAGCGACAGCAGCATGAATACGGATGAGTTTGTATGGAATGCGCAGCTCTCTCAGGGTTTCCTGAAGGGCAAGCCTCTTACCATCATGCTGCAGTTCTACGATATTCTCCGCCAGCAGAGCACCTTCTCTCGTGCCATTTCTGCTACATCCCGTACGGATACGGAGTATAATGCCATCAACAGCTATGCAATGCTGCACGTGATTTACCGCCTGAATCTCTTCGGAGGCAAGGATGCCCGCAAGGGTGGACCTGAAGGTCCTGGTGCCCGTCCAAACTTCCATGGCCGTCCATTCAATGGCGGTTTTGGCGGTGGTCGTCCAGGCGGCAGAATGTTCTAG
- the aroB gene encoding 3-dehydroquinate synthase — protein MEQRVIISTKLESELVSALSECEHDKLFVLTDTTTLELCMPVLQSFYCMKEAHIITIPATDSHKDIDSLMMVWKGLQEGGASRHSCMINLGGGMITDLGGFAASTFKRGINFINIPTTLLAMVDASVGGKTGINFGGLKNEVGVFNDSKFVILDTEFLKTLDAENICSGYAEMLKHGLISTEAMWEELVSSDLDKPDLKQLQRMVGDSVKVKERIVEQDPHEQGIRKALNLGHTFGHAFESWALKRKPILHGYAVAFGLIPELYLSVAKTGFPTEKMRQTVNFIKEFYGTLDITCDDYDELIELMHHDKKNQNGIINFTMLGGIGDIRINQTATTEEIKEALDFFREG, from the coding sequence ATGGAACAAAGAGTAATCATATCAACCAAACTGGAAAGCGAACTGGTAAGTGCACTTTCTGAGTGTGAGCACGACAAGCTTTTTGTGCTTACAGATACTACGACATTGGAACTATGCATGCCTGTATTGCAGAGTTTTTACTGCATGAAGGAAGCCCATATCATCACTATTCCGGCTACCGACAGCCATAAAGACATCGACAGTCTGATGATGGTATGGAAAGGACTGCAGGAGGGAGGAGCTTCACGCCACTCCTGTATGATTAATCTGGGCGGCGGCATGATAACCGACCTTGGTGGCTTTGCTGCCAGCACTTTTAAGAGAGGTATCAACTTTATCAATATCCCTACCACCCTGCTGGCTATGGTAGACGCATCGGTAGGTGGAAAGACAGGCATCAACTTCGGCGGACTGAAGAACGAAGTAGGTGTGTTTAACGATTCTAAGTTTGTTATTCTCGATACAGAGTTCCTGAAGACGCTCGATGCAGAAAACATCTGTTCGGGCTATGCAGAGATGCTGAAACACGGTCTGATTTCTACAGAAGCAATGTGGGAAGAACTGGTCAGTTCCGACCTCGACAAGCCTGATTTGAAGCAGTTGCAGCGCATGGTAGGCGACAGCGTGAAGGTAAAGGAGCGCATTGTAGAGCAGGATCCTCACGAGCAGGGCATCCGCAAGGCGCTGAACCTGGGTCATACTTTCGGTCATGCATTCGAGAGTTGGGCATTGAAGCGCAAGCCTATCCTGCATGGTTATGCAGTGGCATTCGGTCTCATCCCTGAACTCTATCTGAGTGTTGCCAAAACCGGATTCCCTACTGAGAAGATGCGCCAGACCGTAAACTTCATCAAGGAATTCTATGGTACACTGGATATTACCTGCGATGACTATGATGAGCTCATCGAGCTGATGCACCATGACAAGAAGAACCAGAATGGCATCATCAACTTCACGATGCTGGGCGGCATAGGCGATATCCGTATCAACCAGACAGCTACGACAGAAGAGATCAAGGAAGCACTTGACTTCTTCAGAGAAGGATAA
- a CDS encoding AMP-binding protein translates to MTLEEFLSEWNNGSDRMLVHTSGSTGKPKPMLVEKKRMLNSARITCDFLGLKPGDSALLCMSLDYIAGKMVVVRSIERHLHLISVYPSGHPLKDVNEEITFAAMVPMQVYNTLQVPEERARLCRISHLIIGGGAIDEALEQKLKALPGDIAIWSTYGMTETLSHIALRRINGDKASEWYQPFDSVKISQTDEGCLVIDAPQVCAEPLVTNDIVEIESYIYNKVEKLRFRIKGRKDNVICSGGIKIQIEEVEALLKPYLEKPFMIVKKKDGKFGEIAVLLTEDEDMKKVEATVRRLLSDHKYWIPREYLHVNQLPLTETGKPKRSIFL, encoded by the coding sequence ATGACTTTAGAAGAATTCCTTTCAGAATGGAATAACGGTAGCGACCGGATGCTTGTTCATACAAGTGGTTCTACAGGCAAGCCTAAACCGATGTTGGTTGAGAAAAAGCGGATGCTCAACTCGGCCCGCATCACTTGTGATTTCCTGGGATTGAAACCTGGTGATAGCGCCCTGCTCTGTATGTCGCTCGATTATATTGCAGGTAAGATGGTGGTGGTGCGGAGTATAGAGCGCCATCTCCATCTTATTTCAGTTTACCCAAGTGGGCATCCTTTGAAAGATGTAAATGAAGAGATTACCTTCGCTGCGATGGTCCCGATGCAGGTTTATAACACCCTGCAGGTTCCTGAAGAGCGGGCTCGTCTCTGCCGCATCAGTCATCTTATTATCGGTGGTGGGGCCATAGATGAGGCTCTCGAACAGAAACTGAAGGCTCTTCCCGGCGATATTGCCATCTGGAGTACCTACGGAATGACCGAAACGCTCTCGCATATTGCCCTGAGAAGAATTAATGGTGATAAGGCCAGCGAATGGTACCAGCCTTTCGATAGTGTGAAAATCAGTCAGACCGATGAAGGATGTCTGGTAATAGATGCTCCGCAGGTCTGTGCAGAGCCCCTGGTAACGAACGATATAGTGGAAATAGAATCCTATATATATAATAAGGTGGAAAAACTCCGTTTTCGCATCAAAGGCAGAAAAGACAATGTGATTTGCAGCGGAGGCATCAAGATACAGATAGAAGAGGTTGAGGCTCTGTTGAAGCCTTATCTTGAAAAACCTTTCATGATTGTCAAGAAGAAAGACGGGAAGTTTGGAGAAATTGCTGTCCTCTTGACGGAAGATGAGGATATGAAAAAAGTAGAGGCGACTGTTCGCCGCCTCTTATCTGATCATAAATATTGGATTCCAAGGGAATATCTTCATGTAAACCAACTCCCACTTACCGAAACCGGAAAGCCGAAGCGCTCTATCTTTCTTTAA
- a CDS encoding o-succinylbenzoate synthase, with the protein MYKIEISERTLHFKQPAGTSRGVYTTRHSYYLTLTSDELPGVEGVGECATLPDLSCDAKPEYEMTLRQVCQMVEQMGRIPYDMIRAYPSITFGLETAFASFFDAAKKFLEIVPAEGASSSEMLKQKGVSVPAGMENLTELFDSPFGRGEEGITINGLVWMGTYEEMLARLEEKLQAGFHCVKLKIGAIDFFKELDLIKRIRDVYTKEQVELRVDANGGFLPENAMSQLEALAKYDIHSIEQPIKQHQWPKMAQLCRETPLPIALDEELIGVNVRSMKQALLDTVRPQYIILKPSLHGGIYGCNEWIELANQRGIGSWITSALESNIGLNAIAHYAAKVYGSNVKMPQGLGTGQLFTDNIPMPLEIRGDKLFVVK; encoded by the coding sequence ATGTATAAGATAGAAATCTCGGAGCGCACGCTCCACTTCAAGCAGCCGGCAGGCACGTCTCGTGGCGTATATACCACGAGACACAGTTATTATCTCACCCTTACATCGGATGAATTGCCGGGAGTAGAGGGAGTGGGAGAGTGTGCTACGCTCCCTGATCTCAGTTGCGATGCCAAACCGGAATATGAGATGACCCTGCGACAGGTTTGTCAGATGGTGGAGCAGATGGGACGCATTCCATACGATATGATTCGTGCTTATCCTAGCATCACCTTCGGTTTGGAAACAGCCTTCGCTTCGTTCTTCGATGCAGCGAAGAAGTTTTTGGAGATTGTTCCTGCTGAAGGAGCATCTTCTTCAGAAATGTTGAAGCAGAAAGGGGTTTCTGTTCCAGCCGGAATGGAGAACCTGACAGAACTTTTCGACTCTCCTTTCGGTAGGGGAGAAGAGGGAATCACCATCAACGGATTGGTGTGGATGGGAACCTACGAGGAGATGCTGGCACGGCTGGAGGAGAAGCTCCAGGCGGGTTTCCATTGCGTGAAACTGAAGATCGGTGCCATCGATTTTTTCAAGGAACTTGATCTCATCAAGCGCATCCGTGATGTGTATACCAAGGAGCAGGTTGAGTTGCGTGTAGATGCCAATGGTGGCTTTTTGCCGGAGAATGCAATGAGTCAGCTGGAGGCTTTGGCTAAATATGACATTCATTCGATAGAGCAGCCTATCAAGCAGCATCAGTGGCCTAAGATGGCCCAGCTCTGTCGCGAAACACCGCTTCCTATCGCCCTAGACGAGGAGTTGATTGGTGTGAATGTCCGGAGTATGAAGCAGGCTTTGCTCGATACGGTCCGTCCTCAGTATATCATCCTCAAGCCTTCACTTCATGGTGGAATCTATGGATGTAACGAGTGGATAGAACTGGCTAACCAGCGTGGTATCGGCAGCTGGATTACTTCTGCTCTTGAGAGTAATATCGGTCTGAATGCTATTGCTCATTATGCAGCTAAAGTATATGGTTCTAATGTTAAGATGCCGCAAGGCTTGGGCACCGGACAGCTCTTTACTGATAATATACCGATGCCTTTGGAGATTCGTGGTGACAAACTGTTTGTAGTAAAATGA